Part of the Caldisericota bacterium genome, TGCGTACCTGTCAAACAACTAAAATAACAGTCACTTAGTGGGACTGTAGACGACAGTCTTTTTGTCGCTACGCACTTTTGTTGGTATTGCGAATGAAGTGAAAAACCTTTTTTAATAATTTTTCCAAAATAATTTGGAAATCCTTGTAAAGGTGGATAAAATAAAAAAGAAAGGGGGTGAATAACTATGTTTAGAAAACTAATTGTAGTTTTCATTATACTTACCTTATCCTTGTGGCTCGTTTGGAATTCATTTTATCTAAAGGACTATTCGTTTAACGGGATTGATTTGGAGGAAGCAAAAGCTTCTTCAAGTAGAATTGTTAACTACTGGGTCAAAGTATTTCGTGGGGAGGGAAACGACGAAGCGTATGCTGTGACTCAGACATCTGACGAAAATTATGTTATAGTCGGCAGGAGCAACTCTTTCGGTCTTGAAAATCCCGACCTGGGGGACTATGATATGGTTTTAATTAAACTTTCTCCAGAAGGTTCTATCATTTGGAGTAAGCTCTTTGGAGGCACAAAATTCGATGAGGTATATGCAATACAAGAAACTTTTGATAAAGGGCTACTGCTTTTAGGTTCTACCAAATCCTTCAATGTTGGATTAAAAAATGCATTTATCATTAAGCTTGACGAAGATATGGAAATTCAGTGGGCAAAAACTTTGGGTAGTAATAAAATCAATGCGTTTGAACAAACCTCAGATAAAGGTTTTATACTTGCTGGAAGCTCAACATTTTCAACTTTAGGCGGCTCTGATGCAATCTTGATTAAGATAGATAAGGAAGGGAGAGTTAAATGGTCAAAAGTCTATGGTGGGAGTCAAAATGAAGAAATTCGCTCGGTCCATCAAACAATTGATGGGGGCTTTATAATGTCGGGTTCAACAAATTCATTTAGCTTTGGAGGATCTGATTTTTTTATTGCAAAATTAGATCAGGCAGGAAGTACTGAGTGGGCAAGAGTCTTTGGTGGATCGAGTAATGATGTTTCAATATCGTCTTTTAGGACTTCAGATGCAGGTTATTTGGTAGGCGGCTACACATATTCTTTCGGAATTGGAAATGTTGATGCACTTCTTATGAAACTTGATTCAAACGGTAATCCAATCTGGATAAAGGTATTTGGGCAAGAAAATTATGATATGCCTCGTTCAATTATTCCCGTTTCGAGTGGAGGATTTGTTGTAACAGGTGGAAGAAAGCGGCCAGATTCCAACGATTTAGATATTTATGTTTCAAAATTTAATCAAGACGGCAATGCTCAGTGGACAAATATATTTAATGGGAGTAGTGATGAAGAAGCATTATCAATAACTCAAACAACTGATGATGATTTAGTTGTAGTTGGATGGACTAAATCCTTTGGCTCCGGAGATTTAGATTTTATTGTCTTGCGGATGGATCCAGATGGAGATGTTGAGTATTGTGGAGATTATATTAAAAAGCAAACAGTCGAAAGTAAATCAGAGATAGTGAATGGCAAAATCATTTCTCTTAGTTTCGAAGATGTCGTAAGTAAAATTTTTTCTAAGGCCCGGAACGTTGCAAGCAGTACTATTTATATTGAAGTAAAAGATATATGTCCTGTTTTTTATGCTATTTCTGCATCTTCTGGTTATGGTGGAAAAATTATACCGTCTGGCAAAATCGAGGTTATAAATGGCGAGGAAAGGACTTTTATAATAAAAGCTGATGAGGGTTTTAAAATTAGCGCAATACTCATAGATGGAAATTCAATTGCAATAACAAGCGATCTGGAACAACATTATACTTTCACTAATGTACAAAAAGATCATACAATAACTGCAGAATTCGAAGAGGTGATTGAGAAAAAGATTACAATTATAATACTGCAACCAGATAATCCAATGATGACCGTGAATGGGAATCTTCAAGAAATAGACCTGGGCAGAGGCACAAAACCGGTTATTATCCCAGAATGGGGCAGGACTGTTGTTCCGATTAGAGCAATTGTTGAAGCACTTCACGGAACAATTGAATGGGATGGAGTAGAGAGAAAGGTAACTATTAGATTCAAAGATATAACAATAGAATTATGGATAGATAACCCGCAGGCAAAAGTAAATGGGATAGGTAAATGGATTGATGAGAGTAACCATAATGTAAGACCTATTATAGTAAATGATAGGACAATGCTGCCTCTTCGCTTTATTGCAGAATCTCTCGGTTGTGAAGTTGAGTGGGATCCCAATACAAGGATAATAACGATAACGCATCAGGAATAAACTTCAAAAAGAGGGGGGCTTGCCTCCCTCTTTTTTCTATGTTTTTTCATTTTCAGAAACAATTTTCAAATCTCTTAAAATAATTTGGAAATCCTTGTAAAGGTGGATAAAATAAAAAGATGAAAAAGATTAAAAACATACCAAAATTTGACAGACCTAGAGAAAAATTACAGAAGAAAGGTGCTCAAGCGCTTTCAAATCTTGAGCTGATGGCCGCTCTACTTGGGAAAGGTGTAAAGGGGAGAGGTGTATTCCGGGTAGCAAGGGATGTATTGAAGGCAGTCGAGAATAATTTTGATAACTTAACAGTTGAAAAGTTGGAAAAAATAGATGGGATAGGTTTAGCTAAGGCCTGTCAGGTATTATCTGCTATCGAGCTTTCAAAAAGGTTGTTGATAAAAGATGGTGTAAAAATCAAAACCGCTAAAGACATTGTAAAATTAGTAGAAGAATTAAAGGAAAGAAAACAAGAATATTTTCTTACATTTACATTGGATGGTGCAGGCAATTTGATACAGAAGAGGACGGTATTCATCGGAACACTGAATCAAAGTCTTGTCCATCCAAGGGAAGTTTTTGCAGATGCCATAACAGACAGAGCAGCAAGTATTATTTTTGTACACAACCACCCTTCAGGAAATCTTACTCCGAGCAGAGAAGATAAGCTAATAACAGAAAGATTAATAGAAACTGGTGATATTGTTGGGATTAATGTTCTTGACCATATTATCGTAAGCAAAAATGGGCATTTTAGTTTTAAAGCAGAAGGAATTCTTGAAAAGGAAAATGACGATACGCGATGATTCATATTTTTTAATAAATAGAGCGGGATTTTAGTTTTAGAGAGATTTTTGAAGCGTAAGAATAACCAAGGAGACCAAATTTTAAAGTTAGATCTAAGTTGATATTGAGGGGAGGAAGATATGCTTAAAGATTTAGTAAGCAAAAATAGGAGTTATCGTAGATTTTACCAGGAAATTTCAGTAAAGCGAGAGACTTTGGGAGAGCTTGTTGATCTTGCAAGGCTTTCTCCATCTGCGCGAAATGTTCAGCCGTTGAAATATATTCTTTCTTGCAATCCTGAAAAAAACGCTTTAATATTTCCATTTCTTGCCTGGGCTGGATATCTTAAAGATTGGGTAGGACCAAAAGAAGGCGAGAGACCGTCTGCGTATATTGTTATTCTTGGAGATACTGAATTGAGCAAATTCTTTGCGTGGGATTTGGGAATAGCGGCTCAGAGCATCCTTTTAGGTGCTACTGAAAAGGGACTGGGGGGATGCATGATTGCTTCGATAAATAAAGATAATTTGCGTAAAGCTCTAAATGTGCCGGTTCGATTTGAAATACTTCTTGTTATTGGTCTTGGAAAACCTAAAGAAACTGTGGTGATTGAACCTGTTGGCCCGGATGGAGACATTAAATACTGGAACGATAGGGAAGAAGTACACCATGTGCCAAAGCGTTCACTATCCGAACTTATAATTGGTTAACCGAAATAAAAAGGAGGTAGATATAGTGACTTTAAAGGAAAAATTGATTGAAGTCAGCAAAAATTTTCCTGCTGAATTTAAAGAGCAGAGGGATGGGTCTCTTATTCTTCAGTTTGTTGTTGCCGAAAGGAAAGTGTTTCTCTCAAAGAAAAAACTGACATACAGGTGCAGGGCAAGAGTTAATGATGTGGAAAAAGTAGTAACATTCTTTGAAATACTGCGCGAATCAAGTGTAGGGCTTTCTGGTGGATCCGGCATGGGATTCAAAAAAGAAACCTACGGACTTAAAGGAAAGGAAAGAGAAGGTAATATAGAGGAACAATCAAGATTGTTTGGCAAGGATTATAAGTATTCTTTTGACTATAAAAAGATAAGAGAAACTATAAAGAACGAAGCTGAAAAGGCCGGTTATTCTTTTTCGGTGCATCTTTTGGAGCATTAGTTTAAAAAATAAGATGAATTTTATGTGGTAATATTGCAAGAATCTTAAATTGATGGAAAAAATTTTGGCGAGCTGTTTGTCTTGTGTATTATAATTTACCGAAGGAGAGGAAAAAATACTATGAATGATGATAAAATGCCGTCCCATCGTAGAGTAAACAGCAGAGGACAACACAAAAATTACCCAAATGAAACAATGAAGTTACTTTTTAAGAGGGCAAGCTGCAGGAATTTTTCGAAGAAAAAAATTCCTTATGATGTTTTGCAATATATTCTTGAAGCGGGAATTCATTCTCCTACGGGTGGTAATTTACAACCTTATTCTATTATAAAAGTGGAGAACAGTGAGACAAAGCAAAAATTAGCTGAGCTTTGCGGAAAGCAAAATTTTATATCTGTAGCTCCTGTAGATTTGCTATTTTGTATTGATTGGCATCGTATTGAAAGATGGTCCAAGATTGAAGTAGCCCCATTTACTGCTACTAGTTCTTTTCGCCATTTTTGGATATCTTTTCAGGATACAATTATTTGTGCACAAAATATTTGTACTGCAGCAGATTCATTAGGGTTAGGCTCAGTTTATGTTGGCACTGTTCTTGAATGTTTTCTCAAGATTAAGGAGCTGTTTCAGCTACCAAAGGGTGTATTTCCAGTTGTATTGCTTTCACTCGGATATCCTAAGAGCAGAGCTCTTCCTAGGCGAAAACTTGGTGTAGATGTGATTGTCCACAATGAAAGATACTATGAAATAGCAGACCAAAAACTCGTAGATGTTTTTAACGAAAAATATTATGGTTTGAAAATGAAAATAACCGAGGAACGACTTGAAGCAATTGCAAGTGTTGCTATAGAAGTTCATGGCAAAGGGTTTGCCAAAAAGTGTATAGAGCAGATTAAAAAAAATGGATATATAAATTGGGCGCAGCGATATTTTGCCCTTCATTATCCTGCTAATTATATGCCGAAAGGCAACGATGCCTACATGAAATTAATGGAAGAGTTTGGATTCAATTGGTTTAAGAAATATTATCCACTTGAAGATAAAGAAAAATAATTGCAAAAACTTCCTTATTGTTTTAGTTACTTTATTTTAATAACTGAAATTACTACATATCTTTCTTGCAATACGGAACTTTTTTGCGAGTTGTCTGTCTAAAAGAAAAGGAGGTATTGAATATGAGAAGAAAGATAATTAGTATCTACAAAATAAGGTTTGCCATTGTAGTACTTATTGTGGGTATGATGTTGATTAGTGGGTGTAGCAAGCAGCCAGCGTCCGATCAAGAGCCATCTGCGCTGAAGACGGAGCCTATTGATTTGTCTAATATACAAACAGAAAAATTAAGTTTTGCGAAACACTACTTTTTGGAGCCCCTTGATATAGTAGTGCAAGTTCCTCAGTACAATTTACCGCTTGAGACAAACAGAATTTCAAACTTTAATAGCTTTTTATCAGAGATTGCATTAAGCAACGAAGCGCTTACAAAATTGCAAGCGAATGGTTTTGTTGTTATTGACAATCCATTTAACCCAGGCGAAGAAGACATTATAGAGCCATATAAGAACTTAAAAGAGATAGAAATGCCTATTTTTATTACATCTGATTCTTTGCTACATCTTTACCATATTCAGTTTGATGAAACTTTAAGACAGATAGAAGAACGAGAATTTTACGGCGATATATGGAATATCAGCAAAATTTTACTGGAAGATTCGATTGAGAAATATAAGAACTCTACAGGAGATCTGAAGGAAGCATCGAGGAGAAGCATTGCGTATTTTGCAGTTGGTCTTGAGCTTTTAAGGCCAAAGGTAGACCAGATTAAAAAAGATAAGGAGGGTATGCAAGATGACGCATTTTTTACTCCTGAAGAAGGAAAAGAATATACTTTTACAGTTCCTGATTTCGTAAAAGGAGATGTTGAGAAGGAATTAAAATTAATAGCAAAGCACGAAGGATTCTATGAATCTCCGATTTTTGTTTACAATGAAGATTATTCGCAGTACGTGCCAAGAGGGCATTACACGCGATCAGAAAAATTGAAGAATTATTTTAAGGCATTTATGTGGTATGGAAGGATAAGTATGATACTTAAAGGAAGTCCGGATATACCTCCCGG contains:
- a CDS encoding nitroreductase family protein, with translation MLKDLVSKNRSYRRFYQEISVKRETLGELVDLARLSPSARNVQPLKYILSCNPEKNALIFPFLAWAGYLKDWVGPKEGERPSAYIVILGDTELSKFFAWDLGIAAQSILLGATEKGLGGCMIASINKDNLRKALNVPVRFEILLVIGLGKPKETVVIEPVGPDGDIKYWNDREEVHHVPKRSLSELIIG
- a CDS encoding ribonucleoside-triphosphate reductase, with the protein product MTLKEKLIEVSKNFPAEFKEQRDGSLILQFVVAERKVFLSKKKLTYRCRARVNDVEKVVTFFEILRESSVGLSGGSGMGFKKETYGLKGKEREGNIEEQSRLFGKDYKYSFDYKKIRETIKNEAEKAGYSFSVHLLEH
- the radC gene encoding DNA repair protein RadC: MKKIKNIPKFDRPREKLQKKGAQALSNLELMAALLGKGVKGRGVFRVARDVLKAVENNFDNLTVEKLEKIDGIGLAKACQVLSAIELSKRLLIKDGVKIKTAKDIVKLVEELKERKQEYFLTFTLDGAGNLIQKRTVFIGTLNQSLVHPREVFADAITDRAASIIFVHNHPSGNLTPSREDKLITERLIETGDIVGINVLDHIIVSKNGHFSFKAEGILEKENDDTR
- a CDS encoding nitroreductase family protein, translating into MNDDKMPSHRRVNSRGQHKNYPNETMKLLFKRASCRNFSKKKIPYDVLQYILEAGIHSPTGGNLQPYSIIKVENSETKQKLAELCGKQNFISVAPVDLLFCIDWHRIERWSKIEVAPFTATSSFRHFWISFQDTIICAQNICTAADSLGLGSVYVGTVLECFLKIKELFQLPKGVFPVVLLSLGYPKSRALPRRKLGVDVIVHNERYYEIADQKLVDVFNEKYYGLKMKITEERLEAIASVAIEVHGKGFAKKCIEQIKKNGYINWAQRYFALHYPANYMPKGNDAYMKLMEEFGFNWFKKYYPLEDKEK
- a CDS encoding copper amine oxidase N-terminal domain-containing protein — translated: MFRKLIVVFIILTLSLWLVWNSFYLKDYSFNGIDLEEAKASSSRIVNYWVKVFRGEGNDEAYAVTQTSDENYVIVGRSNSFGLENPDLGDYDMVLIKLSPEGSIIWSKLFGGTKFDEVYAIQETFDKGLLLLGSTKSFNVGLKNAFIIKLDEDMEIQWAKTLGSNKINAFEQTSDKGFILAGSSTFSTLGGSDAILIKIDKEGRVKWSKVYGGSQNEEIRSVHQTIDGGFIMSGSTNSFSFGGSDFFIAKLDQAGSTEWARVFGGSSNDVSISSFRTSDAGYLVGGYTYSFGIGNVDALLMKLDSNGNPIWIKVFGQENYDMPRSIIPVSSGGFVVTGGRKRPDSNDLDIYVSKFNQDGNAQWTNIFNGSSDEEALSITQTTDDDLVVVGWTKSFGSGDLDFIVLRMDPDGDVEYCGDYIKKQTVESKSEIVNGKIISLSFEDVVSKIFSKARNVASSTIYIEVKDICPVFYAISASSGYGGKIIPSGKIEVINGEERTFIIKADEGFKISAILIDGNSIAITSDLEQHYTFTNVQKDHTITAEFEEVIEKKITIIILQPDNPMMTVNGNLQEIDLGRGTKPVIIPEWGRTVVPIRAIVEALHGTIEWDGVERKVTIRFKDITIELWIDNPQAKVNGIGKWIDESNHNVRPIIVNDRTMLPLRFIAESLGCEVEWDPNTRIITITHQE